A region of the Amycolatopsis sp. cg13 genome:
GAACCGCCACGCGGCGCTGCGGCTGGTGGTGCCGCTGGAAATGATGCTGCGCGACATGGACGCGCTCCTGCCGGCCTGGGAGTCGCTGCTGAGCGACGAGGATCCGTGGGTGCGCGCGTTGTCGCGGCTGCACATCGGCAAGCTGCGGATGATGCTCGGCCAGGACTGCGAATCCTGGTTCGACGAATCACTGGTCGAGTTCCGGGTGCTCGGCGAACGGTTCGGCATCTCGTTCGCGCAGACCGAACTCGCCGATTGCGTGGCCATGCGCGGCGAATTCGCCGAGGCCAGCGAGCACTTCGACCAGGCGATCGCCGTCGTCACCGAACTGGACGCGCTCGACGACGTCGTCCAGATGCGCATGCGGCAGGCCCGGCTGCACTGGCTCGCCGGGGACAAGGACGCCAGCGCCGCCGCGGTGGCCGAGGCGGAAAGCCTCGCCGAAGGCGTCACCTGGCCCGGGACGCTGGCGTCGCTCGCCTTGGTCCGGACCGAATTGGCCCGGTGGAACGGCAACGAGCAGGACGCCTTCGACCAATTCGGCCAGGCGATGAGCCTGCTGGGAGAAGAAGCGCGGCAACCGCACCTGCGGGCCGCGACCCACGACCTGCACGCCTGGTTCACCGCCGATCTCGACGAGGCGCGCGAACACCGTGCCGCAGCCTGCGACGCGGCAGCGGAAACCGGCCGCGCGCCAGTGATCGCGCAGATGGTCGTCGGGGTCGCTGACCTGGCATTGCGGCGTGCACAGTACGACCACGCCGCGCGGCTGCTGGCGGCGAGCGCGCAGGTGCTCGGCCGGAAAGACCTGTCGAACCCGGACGTGACACGGATCGAGCAGGAGGCGCGCAACCACCTCGGCGACAAAGCATTCGACCAGGCCACGCGGAACGGCGCGGCGAGCTCGTGGACCGAACTGGTCGCGGCGCCCCTCGCGCCCTGACGCGGCTCCCGGCCCGTGTCAGCGCCGTGACCGCTCGGTGTCTGGCCTCTCCGCGATCGTGGTGACATCAAGCCACCACGAGAGGATTTCCGATGAGCCAGCAGCTTTCCCCGGTCCAGGGCCTGCCGATGGACCGCGACGCCGGCCCGTTCGACCCGCCCGCCGCGATCACCGCGCTGCGCGAAACCCGCCCGGTCAGCCCGATGCTGTTCCCGGACGGCCACGAGGGCTGGCTGATCACCGGCTACGACGCGGTCCGCCACGTCATGTCCGACGCGCGGTTCTCTAACCGCCTGGACCTCGGCGTGGTCCACGTGCCGTACGAGACGCCGGGGATGCCGGTCGCGACCGAGCCGTCGCCGCAGATCCCCGGCTTGTTCATCAGCATGGACGCCCCCGACCACACCCGGTTGCGGCGCAAGCTCACCGGCGCGTTCACCGTCAAGCGGATGAAACAGCTCGAAGACGGGATCATCAAGATCACCGAAGAGCAACTGGACGCCGTCGCGCAGCTGGCGCCGCCGATCGATCTCGTGCGGGAGTTCGCGCTTCCGGTGCCGTCGCTGGTGATCTGCGAGCTGCTCGGCGTTCCCTACGCCGACCGCGAGACCTTCCAGGCGAACTCGTCGAAGTTCATGGAACGGGACGTGAACCTCGAAGACAAGATGGCCGCTTTTGGCGCGATGATGGGGTACCTGGGCCAGCTGTGTGCGGACAAGCGTGCTGAGCCTGGCGAGGACATCCTGTCTGATCTTGCTCGCGACTCGGATTTGAGTATCGAAGAGCTGACCGGGATGGCGTTCCTGCTGTTGCTGGCCGGGCATGAGACGACCGCGAACATGCTGTCGCTGGGTGCCTTCGCGTTGCTCGAGAACCCCGCGCCGCTGGCCGAACTGCGGGCCGACCCTTCGCTGTTCTCCAACGCGGTGGAGGAACTGATGCGCTACCTGTCGGTGGCCGACATCTTCTACCGCTACGCGACGGAGGACGTCGAGCTCGGCGGCGAGACGATTCCGGCTGGATCGACTGTGGTCGTGTCGCTGCTCGCCGCCAACCGCGATCCGGGTCGCTTCGAGAACCCCGATGTGCTTGACGTGCACCGGAAGGTCCGGGGGCAGGTGGCGTTCGGGCACGGGATTCATCAGTGTCTCGGGCAGCAGCTGGCTCGTATCGAGATGCGGGCTGGGTTCGAGGGATTGTTCCGCCGTTTCCCGGACCTGCGGCTCGCGGTTCCGGCTGGGGAGGTGCCGTTGCGGACGAACATGAACATTTACGGGGTGCACGAGCTTCCGGTTACTTGGGGCTGACTGTCTGCTTAGGAGCGGAGACGTCACCGGTCGACGCGCGATACCGCCTCGATCCCGACTGGGCGTGGCTCGCCACCCCGGCCGGTGTCGTCGACGATCGCCGACAGTTCGATCGCGATGATGGCGATTCTGGGACGGCGCCTCGGATTCGCCGTCACTCCGGAAACGGTCACCGGCCCGCTTCCCACCGCATACCGCATGTACCGCTATGCACCTTTGCGGCCCGTCGGCTAGCTCCGTCGATCATCCGAAGCTCGCGGCCGTCCTCATGGCGACCGGAGCGACGCGGCTCCTCTGCACCGAGATGTCCTCGCACTACTGGGACCAGCACGGAACAGAAGGCCGGAACTGGATGGGACGGCTGCTGGAGCTGATCCGCTCCGAACGAGCCTTCGCCGGCGCGGGAATTCTGGACTGAAACAACCGGAAGCGGACCGTCGGTGTTCGCCTCGCCCCCCTCGGCTCCGAGGCGAACACCGATCCCCTACCTCGGAACCTGGAACCCGCCGATCCGCTCCTCCAGCAGTTCGGCCAGCTTCAACGGCGTCCGGTCCTCGAACATCGGCCCGATCACCTGCACGCCGACCGGCAGCCCCTCGGCGGACAGGCCGGCTGGCATCGCCGTGGCGGGCAGACCGGGCATGGTGGCCACACCGGCCCAGACCAACTGGTCGAAGAACGGGTACTCGACGCCGTCGATGTCGAGACGGCAGGCCAGCAGATCGGGATTGTGGTCGTGCGGGAACGCGGGCGTCGGCGTCACCGGGCACACGACGGCGTCGAACTCGGCGAAGAATTGCCGCCAGCCGTGGCGGTGCAGTTCGCGGCGGTTGTTGACCTCCAGCCAATCTCGATGAGTGAGCACCATTCCGCGCAGGCGCGAGGCGTCGAGGGACTGGTCGTCGGCGCTCAGTCCGGCGGCGCGGGTCTGCAGCTGCTCGTACGCGTCGACCGGGAAACGCGCGACGGAGCCGGAGAACAGGAGCTGGGTGTAGAGGGTCGCGGCTTCGATCAGGTCAGGCAGCAACGAACTGTGTCGTTCTACGCGGGCGCCGCCCTCGGCTAGGGCGTCGGCTACTCGATTCACGCCAGACCGGACTGCGGTGCTGGTCGGGATGAGCGGATGGTCCTCCAAGACGAGGACTCGGAAGTCGTTCAGGCGCGAGTGGCGGGCGGGCGGCAGGGCCAGCTCGTGTGCCACGCCGTACGTGAGCGGGTCCGGTCCGGCCATGACGTCCAGCAGGAGCGCTAGGTCGCGGGCGGTGCGCGCCATGGGGCCGACGACGGCGAGGTCCAGGTCGACCGGCAACGCCGGCCCGGGCGGAGTGACCATGCCGCGGTTCGCCACCAGTCCGAGGGAAGGCTTGTGTCCGTAGACGCCGCAGAAGTGTGCGGGGGTGCGCAGCGAGCCGCCGATGTCGGAGCCGATGGACAGCGCGCCGAAACCAGCCGCGAGGGCCGCTGACGAACCGCCGGAGGAGCCGCCGGGGGTGCGGGCGTGGTTCCACGGGTTGTTGGTGGTGCCGTAGACCGGGTTGGAGCTCTGCAGACCCTGCAGTCCCAAGGGCACGTTGGTCTTGCCGAGGATTACCGCGCCGGCGGACTTGAGTCGTGCCACTTGCACCGCGTCCTCGGCGGGCATGAAGTCCCGGTGCTGCGGCATGCCCCAGGTCGTGGGCAGGCCGACGACGTTGTAGCA
Encoded here:
- a CDS encoding amidase, translating into MERNFHSAEELAAALRAGEVTSAELTDEAIARIEREDKALNAICVPDFDRARAAARDADQARARGEDRPLLGIPVTVKECYNVVGLPTTWGMPQHRDFMPAEDAVQVARLKSAGAVILGKTNVPLGLQGLQSSNPVYGTTNNPWNHARTPGGSSGGSSAALAAGFGALSIGSDIGGSLRTPAHFCGVYGHKPSLGLVANRGMVTPPGPALPVDLDLAVVGPMARTARDLALLLDVMAGPDPLTYGVAHELALPPARHSRLNDFRVLVLEDHPLIPTSTAVRSGVNRVADALAEGGARVERHSSLLPDLIEAATLYTQLLFSGSVARFPVDAYEQLQTRAAGLSADDQSLDASRLRGMVLTHRDWLEVNNRRELHRHGWRQFFAEFDAVVCPVTPTPAFPHDHNPDLLACRLDIDGVEYPFFDQLVWAGVATMPGLPATAMPAGLSAEGLPVGVQVIGPMFEDRTPLKLAELLEERIGGFQVPR
- a CDS encoding cytochrome P450 yields the protein MSQQLSPVQGLPMDRDAGPFDPPAAITALRETRPVSPMLFPDGHEGWLITGYDAVRHVMSDARFSNRLDLGVVHVPYETPGMPVATEPSPQIPGLFISMDAPDHTRLRRKLTGAFTVKRMKQLEDGIIKITEEQLDAVAQLAPPIDLVREFALPVPSLVICELLGVPYADRETFQANSSKFMERDVNLEDKMAAFGAMMGYLGQLCADKRAEPGEDILSDLARDSDLSIEELTGMAFLLLLAGHETTANMLSLGAFALLENPAPLAELRADPSLFSNAVEELMRYLSVADIFYRYATEDVELGGETIPAGSTVVVSLLAANRDPGRFENPDVLDVHRKVRGQVAFGHGIHQCLGQQLARIEMRAGFEGLFRRFPDLRLAVPAGEVPLRTNMNIYGVHELPVTWG